In Molothrus ater isolate BHLD 08-10-18 breed brown headed cowbird chromosome 23, BPBGC_Mater_1.1, whole genome shotgun sequence, a single genomic region encodes these proteins:
- the C1QB gene encoding complement C1q subcomponent subunit B: MNKELKMWIVWAMLICLAGGQPASATLCRTYGTIPGIPGLPGQPGSDGRDGENGPKGEQGPSGQSEEWRGEPGVPGAPGQPGKVGPIGIPGITGLPGIVGPPGPIGEPGDYKVAFKSGFSAARSMSSYPRREQPIRFERVLTNEQGHYENRYGRFTCRVPGTYYFTYHVTSRGNLCLNIKKGQGASRGERVVTFCDYVHNSFQVTTGGVVLKMAMNESVWLEPTEKNSLVGLEGSDSIFSGFLIFPET; the protein is encoded by the exons ATGAACAAGGAGCTCAAG ATGTGGATCGTGTGGGCTATGCTGATCTGCCTGGCTGGAGGGCAGCCTGCCAGTGCCACACTCTGCAGGACCTACGGCACCATCCCAGGCATCCCAGGATTACCAGGACAGCCTGGCAGcgatggcagggatggggagaacGGCCCAAAGGGTGAGCAAG GACCCTCTGGCCAGAGTGAAGAATGGAGAGGGGAGCCGGGAGTCCCAGGAGCACCGGGACAGCCTGGGAAGGTCGGTCCCATTGGCATCCCAGGTATAACAGGCTTACCAGGTATCGTGGGACCGCCTGGCCCCATAGGAGAACCTGGTGACTACAAGGTCGCCTTCAAGTCCGGGTTCTCGGCTGCCAGGAGCATGAGCTCCTACCCCCGCCGGGAGCAGCCCATCCGCTTCGAGCGCGTCCTCACCAACGAGCAGGGCCACTACGAGAACCGCTACGGCCGCTTCACCTGCCGCGTGCCCGGCACCTACTACTTCACCTACCACGTCACCTCCCGGGGCAACCTGTGCCTCAACATCAAAAAGGGCCAGGGTGCCAGCAGGGGCGAGAGGGTGGTGACCTTCTGTGACTACGTGCATAACAGTTTCCAGGTCACCACGGGTGGCGTGGTCCTCAAGATGGCCATGAATGAGTCTGTCTGGCTGGAACCAACAGAGAAGAACTCCTTGGTGGGGCTGGAAGGCTCTGACAGCATCTTCTCTGGCTTTCTCATCTTCCCTGAGACTTAG
- the C1QC gene encoding complement C1q subcomponent subunit C codes for MEKRFWEQLYLALTVLLLSVGSSVTVEDPHSCYGAPGLPGMPGIPGRDGRDGLKGAKGEPGIPASSTQLGPKGVKGSPGPRGPPGKLGPPGAPGPMGIPGEAGHAGPPGMPGTSMQKQQSAFSVTRQTSQYPLKNVPVVFNNVITNTNHDYDTATGKFTCRLPGVYYFVFHSSHTANLCVILHKNERRMASFCDHKTNTVQVSSGGALLHLAADDKVWLEVNDYNGMVGIANSDSIFSGFLLFPD; via the exons ATGGAGAAGAGATTCTGGGAGCAGCTCTATCTGGCCCTCACTGTCCTCCTCCTGAGTGTAGGCTCTTCTGTGACTGTAGAGGACCCTCACAGCTGCTATGGAGCTCCAGGCCTGCCAGGCATGCCGGGTATACCAGGCAGGGATGGCCGGGATGGACTGAAGGGAGCCAAAGGGGAGCCAG GTATCCCTGCTTCTTCTACACAGCTGGGGCCCAAGGGCGTGAAAGGGTCACCAGGCCCACGTGGCCCTCCAGGCAAGCTTGGCCCCCCTGGGGCCCCTGGTCCAATGGGAATCCCTGGGGAGGCAGGCCATGCCGGCCCCCCAGGAATGCCAGGCACCTCCATGCAGAAGCAGCAGTCAGCGTTCTCAGTGACGAGGCAGACCAGCCAGTACCCCTTGAAGAACGTCCCCGTGGTTTTCAACAACGTCATCACCAACACCAACCACGACTACGACACTGCCACGGGCAAGTTCACCTGCAGGCTCCCTGGTGTCTACTACTTCGTCTTTCACAGCTCCCACACAGCCAACCTCTGTGTCATCCTGCACAAAAACGAGAGGAGGATGGCCAGCTTCTGTGACCACAAGACCAACACGGTGCAGGTCAGCTCGGGGGGGGCGCTGCTCCACCTGGCTGCTGATGACAAGGTCTGGCTGGAAGTGAACGACTACAACGGCATGGTGGGCATTGCCAACTCCGACAGCATCTTCTCAggcttcctgctcttcccagacTAG